The following are encoded in a window of Etheostoma cragini isolate CJK2018 chromosome 7, CSU_Ecrag_1.0, whole genome shotgun sequence genomic DNA:
- the erbb3b gene encoding receptor tyrosine-protein kinase erbB-3b: MIKWGVILLCGTLSWRLQTASSQTHEVVCLGTQNGLSSTGSQEIQYNLIKERYDGCEIIMGNLEITQIESNWDLSFLKTIREVTGYVLIAMNHFQEIPLGQLRVIRGNSLYERLFALSVLLNYPKDGSNGLRQLGLTNLTDILEGGVQIINNKYLSYGPWIFWQDIIRDNSAPIDIQYNGERGPCHKSCGKYCWGPNKDQCQILTKTVCAPQCNGRCFGTSPRDCCHIECAAGCKGPLDVDCFACRHFNDSGACVPQCPQTLIYNKQTFQMETNPNAKYQYGSICVSKCPTHFVVDGSSCVSVCPSDKMEVEREGQRQCELCSGLCPKVCEGTGAEHRETVDSSNIDSFINCTKIQGSLHFLVTGILGDDFKNIPPLDAKKLEVFRTVREITDILNIQSWPKELNDLSVFSSLTTIQGRSLYKRFSLMVMRIHTLTSLGLRSLREISDGSVYISQNANLCYHHSVKWAQLFRDRRIRVNNLNNNRPLAECVAEGHVCDPLCSDSGCWGPGPEQCLSCRNYSRDGTCVGSCNFHTGTPREFAEPNGECVACHPECKPQSGKASCTGLGADKCVACANLRDGPYCMSSCPTGVNDGLRGLIFKYPNRESHCEPCHHNCTQGCSGPGLNDCLEAARLAVSIGQITSIALGVPAGLIFCLVLFFLGVLYQRGLAIRRKRAMRRYLESGENFELLGPGEKGTKVHARILRPSELKKIKALGLGVFGTVHKGCWTPEGETVKIPVAIKTILDTSGRQTFTEITDHMLSMGSLDHPYIVRLLGICPGPSLQLVTQLSPQGSLLEHIRQHKNSLDPQRLLNWCVQIAKGMYYLEEHCMVHRNLAARNILLKNDYQVQISDYGVADLLYPDDKKYVYTNTKTPIKWMALESILFQRYTHQSDVWSYGVTVWEMMSFGAEPYACVQPQEVSSLLEKGERLSQPHICTIDVYMVMVKCWMIDENIRPTFKELASDFTRMARDPPRYLVIKLEGEEADLVEMHRRESERGLLGTDFEDQDEEGLEDGFTTPPLQHSPSWSLSRSRINSYRSGTSQAGPIGYLPMTPSPVDSIRQLWLQRSRLSSVRTLPEGLEFRGSGRDAQLHEEGLQTGSLHRARFGSERGTPHLSIRQHRKLSTASSPSSYKVWTAEEEEEVDHYGYVLAGSPVTPERACRVPHSGRRHSGQKNNLSLCVRNAFQEYEIMSKESGVPLCSTSSVLSKANFVAVCCTTSPLPSPTFMAPLPVEDTAHVDTLTPISAVRSKKVGEACEGSTAEQRNSTEKHQLNGDSDSGIKAADDQGQAALGRYEYMDIRRSDSLEAEDAAWGRRGSQTSAKSSTEGKETDQIEEVLKKELEAEEEEEEKYHNTNKQPALQGNLSSMLMPKPDVHTSGGEMVEEYEEMTRFGVAPSGWEQADYQNLPVKGGAVSEEMGSDRCAGIGGYIKVCAGMGEHGSKTSFDNPDYWHSRLFLKPDAVRT; the protein is encoded by the exons ATGATCAAGTGGGGAGTTATATTACTGTGTGGGACATTATCATGGAGGCTACAAACAGCATCATCTCAAACCCATGAAG TGGTGTGTCTCGGTACTCAGAATGGACTGAGCTCCACCGGGTCTCAGGAGATTCAGTACAACCTGATTAAAGAACGATATGATGGCTGTGAGATCATCATGGGAAACCTGGAGATCACTCAGATTGAGAGTAACTGGGACTTATCCTTCCTCAAG ACCATCCGCGAGGTGACTGGCTACGTCCTCATTGCAATGAACCACTTTCAGGAGATTCCTCTGGGACAACTACGGGTTATCAGAGGAAACAGCCTTTATGAGAGACtctttgctctctctgtcttatTAAACTATCCCAAAGACGGCTCCAATGGCCTGCGGCAGCTGGGGCTCACAAATCTGACAG ACATTCTGGAGGGAGGAGTGCAGATTATCAACAACAAGTACCTGAGTTATGGTCCCTGGATCTTCTGGCAAGACATCATCAGGGACAACAGTGCTCCAATTGACATCCAGTACAATGGAGAGAGAG gcCCATGCCACAAATCTTGTGGAAAATACTGCTGGGGGCCAAATAAGGACCAATGTCAGATCT TGACTAAGACGGTGTGCGCACCACAGTGTAATGGCCGCTGTTTTGGCACGAGCCCCAGGGACTGCTGTCACATAGAATGTGCAGCGGGATGTAAGGGCCCTCTGGACGTGGACTGTTTT GCATGTCGTCATTTCAACGACTCTGGAGCCTGTGTACCCCAGTGTCCCCAAACGTTGATCTATAACAAGCAGACGTTTCAAATGGAGACCAACCCTAACGCCAAATATCAGTACGGATCCATCTGTGTCTCCAAATGTCCCA CCCATTTTGTGGTGGATGGTAGCTCCTGTGTGAGCGTTTGTCCTTCAGACAAgatggaggtggagagagaagGCCAGAGGCAGTGTGAGCTCTGCAGTGGACTCTGCCCCAAAG TGTGTGAAGGCACGGGTGCTGAACACAGAGAGACGGTTGACTCCAGCAACATTGACAGCTTCATCAACTGCACCAAGATCCAGGGCAGCCTTCACTTCCTGGTCACAGGGATTCTTGG AGATGACTTCAAAAACATCCCGCCACTGGATGCCAAAAAGCTGGAAGTATTCCGCACCGTCAGAGAAATAACAG ATATCCTTAACATCCAATCGTGGCCCAAAGAACTGAACGATCTGTCTGTTTTTTCGAGTCTCACCACCATTCAAGGAAGGTCGCTCTACAA GCGTTTTTCTTTGATGGTGATGCGCATCCACACTCTTACCTCACTGGGTCTGCGCTCTCTCCGGGAGATCAGTGACGGCAGTGTGTACATCAGTCAGAATGCCAACCTCTGTTACCACCACTCTGTAAAATGGGCACAGCTGTTTAGGGACCGCAGAATTCGAGTCAACAACCTCAACAACAACAGGCCGCTGGCAGAGTGTG ttgCAGAGGGCCATGTGTGTGACCCGCTTTGTTCAGACTCAGGTTGCTGGGGCCCAGGGCCTGAGCAGTGTCTCTCTTGTAGGAACTACAGTCGAGACGGCACATGTGTGGGCAGTTGTAATTTCCACACTGG AACTCCACGGGAATTTGCAGAACCAAATGGCGAGTGTGTTGCCTGTCATCCAGAGTGTAAGCCTCAAAGTGGGAAAGCCAGCTGTACCGGACTG GGTGCAGACAAGTGTGTTGCATGTGCCAACCTTCGAGATGGTCCTTACTGCATGTCCTCTTGTCCCACTGGGGTGAACGATGGACTGAGGGGACTGATCTTTAAATACCCCAACAGGGAAAGTCACTGTGAGCCATGTCACCACAACTGCACACAGGG ATGCTCAGGCCCAGGATTAAATGATTGTTTAGAGGCAGCCAGGCTGGCAGTCAGCAT TGGTCAGATCACAAGCATAGCTTTAGGTGTCCCGGCTGGCTTGATTTTCTGCctagtgttgtttttcttgggCGTGCTGTACCAACGAGGCCTGGCCATCCGCCGCAAGAGAGCCATGAGGAGGTACCTGGAGAGCGGAGAG aaCTTTGAGCTACTTGGTCCCGGAGAGAAAGGAACCAAGGTTCATGCACGCATCCTTAGGCCCTCtgagttgaaaaaaatcaaagcccTTGGCTTGGGAGTTTTTGGCACAGTTCACAAG GGGTGTTGGACTCCGGAAGGAGAGACAGTGAAGATCCCTGTGGCCATTAAGACCATTCTGGATACCTCAGGCCGACAAACCTTCACTGAGATCACCGAT CATATGCTATCCATGGGCAGCCTGGACCATCCTTACATTGTTAGGCTGCTAGGCATTTGCCCAGGTCCCAGTCTGCAACTGGTGACCCAGCTTAGTCCGCAGGGCTCCCTACTGGAGCACATCAGGCAGCATAAGAACAGCCTGGACCCCCAGCGCCTGCTCAACTGGTGTGTGCAGATTGCTAAG GGTATGTACTACCTGGAGGAGCACTGCATGGTCCACAGGAACCTAGCTGCCCGCAACATCCTGCTGAAGAACGACTACCAGGTCCAGATCTCTGACTATGGTGTAGCAGACCTCCTTTATCCTGATGACAAGAAATATGTCTACACTAACACCAAG ACACCCATAAAATGGATGGCACTGGaaagcattttgtttcaaaGATATACGCATCAAAGTGATGTTTGGAGTTATG GGGTGACAGTGTGGGAGATGATGTCATTTGGGGCGGAGCCGTATGCATGCGTGCAGCCTCAGGAGGTGTCGAGTCTGCTGGAGAAGGGCGAACGACTGTCACAGCCCCACATCTGTACTATAGATGTCTACATGGTCATGGTTAAAT GCTGGATGATTGATGAAAATATAAGGCCAACCTTCAAAGAGCTGGCTAGCGACTTTACTCGCATGGCGAGAGACCCACCCAGGTACCTTGTCATCAAG TTGGAAGGGGAAGAAGCTGACCTAGTAGAGATGCATCGAAGAGAATCAGAGCGAGGGCTTCTGGGGACAGATTTTGAAGACCAGGATGAGGAGGGACTAGAGGACGGTTTTACTACTCCTCCTCTCCAACACTCTCCATCTTGGAGTTTGTCCCGTTCACGTATTAATTCATACAGG AGTGGTACCTCACAGGCCGGACCCATTGGATACCTACCAATGACCCCCAGCCCTGTCGACAGCATCCGCCAG CTGTGGCTTCAGAGGTCTCGACTGAGCTCAGTGCGGACGCTGCCCGAGGGGTTAGAATTCAGGGGAAGTGGCCGAGATGCCCAGCTCCATGAGGAAGGTTTACAGACTGGGAGTCTTCACAGGGCCAGGTTTGGCTCAGAGAGGGGAACTCCCCATCTATCCATCCGCCAGCATAGGAAACTCTCAACAGCATCAAGTCCGTCCTCGTATAAGGTGTGGAcggcagaggaagaggaggaggtggaccACTATGGCTATGTCCTGGCTGGGTCACCTGTCACTCCAGAGAGAG CCTGTAGAGTCCCTCATTCTGGGCGAAGACACTCAGGACAAAAGAATAATCTGTCGCTTTGCGTGAGAAATGCCTTCCAGGAATATGAAATCATGAGCAAAGAATCTGGTGTTCCTCTTTGCTCTACCAGCAGCGTCTTATCAAAGGCCAATTTTGTGGCAGTTTGTTGTACAACATCACCTTTACCCTCACCAACCTTCATGGCTCCGTTACCTGTAGAGGACACGGCACATGTGGATACTCTGACACCGATCTCAGCTGTAAGGAGTAAAAAAGTAGGTGAAGCTTGTGAAGGAAGTACTGCAGAACAGAGAAACTCCACAGAGAAACATCAGCTCAATGGGGACTCTGATAGTGGGATCAAAGCTGCAGATGACCAAGGACAGGCAGCCCTAGGAAGGTATGAATACATGGATATCAGGAGATCCGACTCTCTGGAGGCAGAGGATGCAGCATGGGGGAGACGTGGGAGTCAAACATCTGCAAAGAGTTCGAcagaaggaaaggaaacagACCAAATAGAGgaggtgttgaaaaaagagcttgaggcagaagaggaagaagaagagaagtaccacaacacaaataaacaaccTGCACTTCAGGGGAATTTGAGTAGTATGCTCATGCCTAAACCAGATGTGCACACATCTGGGGGAGAAATGGTGGAGGAGTATGAGGAGATGACCAGATTTGGAGTGGCGCCCAGTGGGTGGGAGCAGGCAGACTACCAGAACCTCCCAGTGAAGGGGGGGGCTGTTTCTGAGGAGATGGGCAGTGACAGGTGTGCAGGGATCGGGGGATACATCAAGGTGTGTGCTGGTATGGGGGAGCATGGCAGCAAAACATCATTTGACAACCCAGACTACTGGCACAGCAGACTGTTCCTCAAGCCAGATGCTGTACGCACCTAA
- the arf3a gene encoding ADP-ribosylation factor 3a has product MGNIFGNLLKSLIGKKEMRILMVGLDAAGKTTILYKLKLGEIVTTIPTIGFNVETVEYKNISFTVWDVGGQDKIRPLWRHYFQNTQGLIFVVDSNDRERVNEAREELMRMLAEDELRDAVLLVFANKQDLPNAMNAAEITDKLGLHSLRHRNWYIQATCATSGDGLYEGLDWLANQLKNKK; this is encoded by the exons ATGGGAAACATCTTTGGCAACCTTTTGAAGAGCCTGATAGGCAAGAAGGAGATGAGGATTCTCATGGTGGGGCTGGATGCTGCTGGGAAAACCACCATCCTCTACAAGCTGAAGCTGGGGGAGATCGTCACCACCATTCCCACAATCG GTTTTAATGTAGAGACGGTGGAGTACAAGAACATCAGTTTCACTGTGTGGGACGTGGGTGGCCAGGACAAGATCCGTCCCCTGTGGAGGCACTACTTCCAAAACACCCAGG GGTTGATCTTTGTGGTAGACAGCAATGACCGTGAGCGGGTGAACGAAGCTCGTGAGGAACTGATGAGGATGCTGGCTGAGGACGAGCTGCGGGATGCTGTCCTTCTCGTCTTTGCCAACAAACAG GACCTGCCCAATGCCATGAATGCAGCAGAGATCACAGATAAGCTGGGCCTGCACTCTCTACGCCACCGCAACTGGTACATTCAGGCCACTTGCGCCACCAGTGGAGACGGTCTCTACGAGGGTCTGGACTGGCTGGCCAATCAGCTGAAGAACAAAAAGTGA